The Desulfonatronovibrio magnus genome includes a region encoding these proteins:
- a CDS encoding SUMF1/EgtB/PvdO family nonheme iron enzyme, with protein MGIHDMSCNIWKWVQDMYDSDAYPRSSRKDNPVVDSGGSSRVLRGWAWSNIFGFALSVFCKLATFLCSTLPSL; from the coding sequence CTGGGTATTCATGACATGTCCTGTAATATTTGGAAATGGGTGCAGGATATGTATGATTCAGATGCCTATCCCCGCTCCAGTCGTAAGGACAACCCTGTGGTTGACTCGGGCGGGTCCAGCCGCGTCCTCCGCGGGTGGGCCTGGAGCAACATTTTCGGATTTGCTTTGTCTGTATTCTGTAAACTGGCTACTTTCCTCTGCTCCACGTTACCATCACTTTGA